A window from Mangifera indica cultivar Alphonso chromosome 2, CATAS_Mindica_2.1, whole genome shotgun sequence encodes these proteins:
- the LOC123207335 gene encoding aldehyde dehydrogenase family 3 member F1-like, with the protein MESAVENLREYFSSGITKQASWRKAQLQNLLTLLHEREGEIYTCLKKDLGKHHVEAFRDELGTLIKSTNYALQNLKGWMSSKTAKLPKLAVLASAELIPEPLGLVLIISTWNFPFGMSLEPLIGAIAAGNTMVLKPSELSPACSLFLAKVVPMYLDNKAIKVIEGGPEVGEKLLQQKWDKIFFTGSARVGRIVMSAAVKHLTPVTLELGGKCPAVVDSLKSSWDRWMGTNRIVVSKFGPCAGQACIAIDYVLVEEHFASTLVELMKGSIKEMFGENPRESNSISRIINKHHFLRLKNLLSDPAVKDSIVFGGSMDEDNLFIEPTILVDPPLDAAVMTEEIFGPVLPIITLKKIEESIGFINSRPKPLSIYAFTNNEALRRRMISETTSGSLIFNDAIIQYLADTLPFGGIGESGMGSYHGKFSFDTFSHYKAVARRSFLTEFWFRFPPWNNYKLLLFEVFYNIDYLGILLALLGLKKPRKISVVA; encoded by the exons ATGGAGAGCGCTGttgaaaatttgagagaatatTTTAGCAGTGGGATAACAAAACAAGCATCATGGAGAAAAGCTCAGCTTCAGAACCTGCTCACTCTTCTTCACGAGAGAGAAGGAGAAATCTATACATGTCTTAAAAAAGATCTCGGAAAACACCACGTTGAAGCCTTTAGAGACGAG CTAGGGACACTGATAAAATCCACTAATTATGCACTGCAAAATCTGAAAGGATGGATGTCAAGCAAAACG GCTAAACTACCAAAACTTGCAGTTCTCGCATCAGCAGAATTGATTCCTGAGCCTCTTGGCCTTGTCCTCATCATTTCAACCTGGAATTTCCCCTTCG GGATGTCATTGGAGCCATTGATAGGAGCAATAGCAGCAGGAAACACAATGGTTTTGAAGCCCTCAGAACTGTCTCCAGCTTGTTCTTTATTCTTAGCAAAAGTGGTGCCCATGTACCTCGACAACAAAGCAATTAAAGTCATTGAGGGTGGCCCTGAAGTTGGTGAAAAACTCCTCCAACAAAAATGGGATAAGATCTTCTTCACAG GAAGTGCAAGAGTGGGAAGGATAGTTATGTCAGCAGCTGTGAAGCATCTAACTCCTGTAACTCTTGAGTTGGGTGGAAAATGCCCTGCAGTTGTTGATTCTCTCAAATCTTCCTGGGACAGATGG ATGGGTACAAATCGAATTGTTGTATCAAAATTTGGACCTTGTGCTGGTCAAGCTTGCATAGCAATAGATTATGTGTTGGTGGAGGAGCATTTTGCGTCCACTCTG gtagAGCTGATGAAGGGCAGCATTAAGGAAATGTTTGGTGAAAACCCAAGGGAAAGTAATAGTATTTCTAGGATAATCAATAAGCACCATTTTCTCAGATTGAAAAATCTCTTAAGTGATCCAGCAGTCAAGGATTCCATTGTTTTTGGTGGCTCAATGGATGAAGACAATCT GTTCATTGAGCCAACAATCTTGGTGGATCCTCCCCTTGATGCTGCTGTTATGACTGAAGAAATCTTTGGTCCCGTGCTTCCAATAATTACG TTGAAGAAGATTGAAGAGAGTATTGGGTTTATTAATTCAAGGCCGAAGCCACTCTCAATTTATGCCTTCACCAACAATGAGGCACTTAGGAGGAGGATGATTTCAGAAACAACATCAGGGAGTTTGATTTTCAATGACGCAATTATTCAA TATTTAGCTGATACTCTCCCATTTGGAGGAATAGGGGAGAGTGGAATGGGGAGCTACCATGGAAAATTCTCCTTCGACACATTCAGCCATTACAAGGCAGTGGCAAGAAGAAGCTTTCTCACTGAATTTTGGTTTAGATTTCCCCCATGGAACAATTACAAGCTTCTTCTCTTTGAAGTCTTTTACAATATTGACTATCTTGGCATTCTTCTAGCCCTTCTCGGTTTAAAAAAGCCAAGAAAAATCTCTGTGGTCGCTTGA